The Dama dama isolate Ldn47 chromosome 3, ASM3311817v1, whole genome shotgun sequence genome has a segment encoding these proteins:
- the MGAT4C gene encoding alpha-1,3-mannosyl-glycoprotein 4-beta-N-acetylglucosaminyltransferase C encodes MLKFHQVKHIFDILDKMRCLRKRSTVSFLGVLVIFLLFMNLYIEDSYVMEGDKQILRETSTHQLSPEHYIHTFKDLSNFSGALNVTYRYLAVMPLQRKRFLTIGLSSVRRKKGSYLLETIKSIFEQSSYEELKEISVVVHLADFNSSWREVMLQDITQKFAHHIISGRLMVIHAPEEYYPILSGLKRNYNDPEDRVRFRSKQNVDYAFLLNFCANISYYYVMLEDDVRCSKNFLTAIKKVIASLEGTYWVTLEFSKLGYIGKLYHSHDLPRLAHFLLMFYQEMPCDWLLTHFRSLLAQKNVIRFKPSLFQHMGYYSSYKGTENKLKDDDFEEEPFDLPDNPPASLYTNMTVFENYDASKAYSSVDDYFWGKPPSTGDVFVIIFEKPIVIKRIKVNTGTEDRQNDILHHGALDVGENIRYFKQNRQCITYIRLGEFRSGNFEVSDVNQKIPFDIHCMRIYVTKTQKEWLIIRSISIWTS; translated from the exons ATGCTTAAATTTCACCAAGTGAAACATATTTTTGATATACTAGATAAAATGCGATGCCTGCGAAAACGTTCTACAGTCTCATTCTTGGGAGTTCTtgtcattttccttctgtttatGAACTTGTACATTGAAGATAGCTATGTTATG GAAGGAGACAAACAGATTTTAAGGGAAACATCTACACATCAACTGAGTCCAGAACACTACATCCATACTTTCAAAGATTTGTCTAATTTCTCAGGAGCCCTCAATGTCACCTATCGCTACTTAGCTGTCATGCCTTTACAAAGAAAGC GATTTCTTACAATTGGACTTTCATCAGTGAGACGAAAAAAAGGAAGCTATTTACTTGAGACAATCAAGTCAATTTTTGAGCAATCCAGCTATGAAGAATTGAAGGAAATTTCAGTGGTGGTTCATCTAGCTGACTTTAACTCATCCTGGCGTGAGGTCATGCTGCAAGATATTACACAGAAATTTGCCCACCATATTATTTCTGGAAGGTTAATGGTTATACACGCTCCAGAGGAATATTACCCAATCCTGAGTGGCCTTAAAAGAAATTACAATGATCCAGAAGATAGAGTCAGATTCCGTTCCAAGCAAAATGTAGATTATGCTTTTTTGCTCAACTTTTGTGCCAATATTTCGTACTATTATGTAATGCTTGAAGATGATGTTCGTTGTTCAAAAAATTTCTTAACTGCCATCAAGAAAGTCATTGCATCCTTAGAAGGAACTTACTGGGTAACCCTTGAGTTCTCTAAGCTTGGCTATATTGGAAAACTTTATCATTCTCATGATCTCCCACGCTTGGCacattttttattaatgttttatcaaGAAATGCCTTGTGATTGGCTATTGACTCATTTCCGGAGTCTGTTAGCTCAGAAAAATGTGATTCGTTTTAAACCATCTCTCTTTCAGCACATGGGTTATTATTCATCATATAAAGGAACTGAGAATAAGTTGAAGGATGATGATTTTGAAGAGGAGCCATTTGACCTCCCAGATAACCCTCCTGCAAGTCTATATACCAACATGActgtttttgaaaattatgatgCAAGCAAAGCTTACAGTAGTGTTGATGACTACTTCTGGGGGAAACCACCTTCAACAGGAGATGTCTTTGTGATTATATTTGAAAAACCAATTGTAATCAAAAGAATTAAAGTGAATACTGGAACAGAAGATCGACAAAATGATATTTTGCATCATGGAGCCCTAGATGTTGGGGAGAATATTAGATATTTTAAACAGAATAGACAATGTATTACTTATATTAGACTAGGAGAATTCAGAAGTGGAAACTTTGAAGTATCTGATGTAAATCAAAAAATTCCATTTGATATACACTGTATGAGGATATATGTTACCAAAACACAAAAGGAATGGCTGATTATTAGGAGTATTAGCATTTGGACTTCTTAG